A stretch of Apodemus sylvaticus chromosome 18, mApoSyl1.1, whole genome shotgun sequence DNA encodes these proteins:
- the LOC127668957 gene encoding zinc finger protein Pegasus-like encodes MTKEDFQAPDFVSTGVSREREQLGVESLKRVRRLSGRASLEETEVDPRVSDFNRIGGVSGGEEGRAERPACLKSLRELRSQQTHGGRANMLAGDLAAQAGGPEEPRDALDRNRVLILDDFQRTVDGKLQCSYCGYSSQRTARLLEHRRIHTGEKPHRCRLCPFASAYERYLEAHMRSHTGEKPYKCELCAYRCNHGSNLSHHRRRKHNLLPLTSPRASLGGVKMWETLQNKSNVEDGKRGVLITLAPPSVVVQKPDQQSDSTCKIPNVQNDFGDSVDKTSVCRLPRDPPGIWLVDNPLDQLSNRAGHLSTLPPENQSPVSADVDSILEEWKPFVMQQPSAQGSVPQSSLIVFRLPPPSLSQRDCSPLAGPSSQPSGDASTPILGNSQPSSPMATSPVQGPHLLYYCQHCDTYFADNVLYTIHMGCHGYDNPFQCNICGFHCENKYDFACHFARGQHN; translated from the exons ATGACCAAG GAAGATTTCCAGGCTCCTGACTTCGTCAGTACTGGGGTCTCGAGAGAAAGGGAACAGCTTGGGGTGGAAAGCCTGAAGAGAGTCCGGAGGCTTTCCGGTAGGGCCAGCCTCGAGGAGACAGAGGTAGACCCGCGAGTAAGTGACTTTAACAGGATTGGAGGAGTGTCAGGGGGAGAAGAAGGCAGAGCAGAGCGGCCGGCCTGCCTGAAGAGCCTCAGGGAGCTCCGGAGCCAGCAGACACACGGCGGCAGAGCGAACATGCTGGCCGGGGACCTGGCTGCACAGGCCGGAGGCCCCGAAGAGCCCAGGGATGCCCTGGACAGGAACCGGGTGCTGATTCTGGACGACTTCCAAAGGACGGTGGACGGGAAGCTGCAGTGTTCATACTGCGGCTACTCCAGCCAGAGAACCGCTCGGCTGCTGGAACACAGGAGAATCCACACGGGCGAGAAGCCGCACAGGTGTCGCCTGTGCCCCTTTGCCTCGGCTTACGAGCGGTACCTCGAAGCCCACATGCGCTCCCACACTGGGGAGAAGCCATACAAGTGTGAACTGTGTGCCTATCGCTGCAATCACGGAAGCAACCTGTCCCACCATCGGAGGCGCAAGCATAATTTGTTACCGCTGACCAGTCCCAGGGCCTCCTTAGGCGGCGTGAAAATGTGGGAGACCTTACAGAATAAGAGCAACGTGGAGGACGGCAAACGAGGGGTGCTCATCACCTTAGCTCCACCTTCTGTGGTCGTTCAGAAACCGGATCAGCAGAGCGACTCTACGTGCAAGATCCCAAATGTTCAGAATGACTTCGGTGACAGCGTGGATAAAACTTCAGTTTGCAGACTGCCGAGGGATCCACCCGGAATCTGGCTTGTGGATAATCCTTTGGATCAGCTGTCTAACCGAGCAGGGCACTTGTCCACCTTGCCTCCTGAAAACCAGAGCCCCGTCTCTGCTGATGTAGACTCCATCCTAGAAGAATGGAAGCCTTTCGTGATGCAACAGCCCTCTGCCCAAGGGAGTGTCCCTCAGAGCTCTCTCATAGTTTTTAGGCTTCCTCCACCATCGTTGAGTCAGAGGGACTGCAGTCCACTGGCAGGGCCCAGCAGCCAGCCAAGTGGCGACGCCAGCACCCCCATCCTTGGAAACAGCCAGCCAAGCAGTCCAATGGCAACTTCACCAGTGCAGGGCCCTCATCTTCTTTACTACTGCCAGCACTGTGACACATACTTTGCAGACAACGTCCTTTACACTATCCATATGGGATGCCATGGGTATGACAATCCCTTTCAGTGTAACATATGTGGGTTCCATTGTGAGAACAAGTATGACTTTGCCTGTCACTTTGCACGAGGTCAGCATAACTAG